A genomic segment from Desulfovibrio sp. ZJ209 encodes:
- a CDS encoding septal ring lytic transglycosylase RlpA family protein, translated as MARPSRVTFRLFLSLALLCCALVLAGCGGSRTSWRKGGVAGTKPYTVRGKTYYPLKSAHGFVEEGIASWYGPGFHGKTTANGERYNQYAMTAAHKLLPLGTKVRVTHLGNGKSVIVRVNDRGPFVEDRVIDLSRTAATRLNMMGTGTARVRIQSLGGISELAENGDIKGDFYVQVGAFGSKEGAYKLIQALAKAGHKGRLQFGSNNLWNVQVGPWADSAGAERMLAAFRALYPSAFVVGAE; from the coding sequence ATGGCCCGGCCGTCCCGCGTCACCTTCCGCCTCTTCCTGTCGCTGGCCCTGCTTTGCTGCGCGCTCGTGCTCGCGGGCTGCGGCGGCTCGCGCACCTCGTGGCGCAAGGGCGGCGTGGCCGGCACCAAGCCCTATACCGTGCGCGGCAAGACCTACTATCCCCTGAAGTCCGCGCACGGCTTTGTGGAAGAAGGCATCGCCTCGTGGTACGGCCCGGGCTTCCACGGCAAGACCACGGCCAACGGCGAGCGCTACAACCAGTACGCCATGACCGCGGCGCACAAGCTCTTGCCGCTGGGCACCAAGGTGCGCGTGACGCACCTCGGCAACGGCAAGTCAGTCATCGTGCGCGTCAATGACCGCGGCCCCTTCGTGGAGGACCGCGTCATCGACCTCTCGCGCACCGCGGCCACGCGCCTCAACATGATGGGCACGGGCACCGCGCGCGTGCGCATCCAGAGCCTCGGCGGCATCAGCGAGCTCGCCGAAAACGGCGACATCAAGGGCGATTTTTACGTGCAGGTGGGCGCCTTTGGCAGCAAGGAGGGCGCCTACAAGCTCATCCAGGCGCTGGCCAAGGCCGGCCACAAGGGCAGGCTCCAGTTCGGCAGCAACAACCTGTGGAACGTGCAGGTGGGCCCGTGGGCCGACTCCGCCGGCGCCGAGCGCATGCTCGCCGCCTTCCGCGCGCTCTATCCGTCGGCCTTTGTGGTGGGGGCGGAGTAG
- a CDS encoding YigZ family protein produces MQRYPVPAATAAEPHCSESVVRRSRFLAQCARAASPAEARAFVEAVRARWPGATHNCWAFAAGAPGDTARIGSSDDGEPHGTAGRPMLQVLLHSGVGEACVVVTRWFGGVKLGTGGLVRAYQDAVRENLAGLACVERVPQAVADVVLDYACLDALRRQLPALEAVVDAEDYAERARLRLLLPEERVQALSAALAAVSNGGASLKLVEELPPAPE; encoded by the coding sequence ATGCAGCGTTATCCCGTCCCCGCCGCCACGGCCGCCGAGCCCCACTGCTCCGAGAGCGTGGTGCGACGCAGCCGCTTTCTCGCCCAGTGCGCCCGCGCCGCAAGCCCGGCCGAGGCCCGCGCCTTTGTGGAGGCCGTGCGGGCGCGCTGGCCGGGCGCCACGCACAATTGCTGGGCCTTTGCCGCCGGCGCGCCAGGGGATACCGCGCGCATCGGCTCTTCCGATGACGGCGAGCCCCACGGCACGGCCGGCCGCCCCATGCTTCAGGTGCTGTTGCACAGCGGCGTGGGCGAGGCCTGCGTGGTGGTGACGCGCTGGTTCGGCGGCGTCAAGCTGGGCACCGGCGGCCTCGTGCGCGCCTATCAGGACGCGGTGCGCGAAAACCTCGCCGGGCTTGCGTGCGTGGAACGCGTGCCGCAGGCCGTAGCCGACGTGGTGCTGGACTACGCCTGTCTCGACGCCCTGCGCCGCCAGCTCCCGGCTCTCGAGGCCGTGGTGGATGCCGAAGACTATGCCGAGCGCGCCCGCCTGCGCCTGCTCCTCCCCGAGGAGCGCGTGCAGGCGCTCTCCGCGGCGCTCGCCGCTGTCAGCAATGGCGGCGCGTCCCTGAAGCTTGTGGAGGAACTTCCGCCCGCGCCCGAGTGA
- a CDS encoding 6-carboxyhexanoate--CoA ligase encodes MPLYSTRMRASRARSRQEPEHISGAERIVTAAAVPGVAADLARRALTHPKGRPDTIHISVEALDEATLLRIPALPARALACPDAETGLRLAAGLLREAGVPEPGAAIRLLLESPPLRGAMLVDAVTLERLEPDPERGVRATRMDVAPDGALPEAPDGKRHYREAAVLAAKGCAAPHIVAELCISDDPDYVTGYVAGPRLGYVRIERLKPAGSPRGGRIFLYRGPREAVADTVAFLERRPVLVEQVPPPPPFLKEAGPEAARGVVRRESLAFVEEELEEAKTAGLYRNIEVFESAPGPRVRQAGRELLELASGDYLGLAAEPRVKAAAAEALGAYGAGTGGSRLTTGTLPLHGRLEAELAAFAGSEAALVFSSGYAANVGLLPALCGKGDVIFSDSLNHASIIDGCRLSGARVIVYPHNDMAALDRLAREHPGRRRVVVSDAVFSMDGDMADLPGLMEVAGRHGLVTVLDEAHALGVTGRTGRGICEHFGLTGPEPDIFTGSLSKALGADGGYVRGPARLMEWLRHKARSFVFSTALSPAPVGAALAALDILGAGPGRVARLQENAAFFRACLREHGVEAPGETAIVPLMAGDERVAVAAAEHLRGAGIHISAIRYPTVARGAARLRAALRADHGRDDLARAAAGEAKALTRARAEVPPQASGTRRHC; translated from the coding sequence GTGCCCCTGTACAGCACCCGCATGCGGGCCTCCCGCGCCCGGTCCCGGCAAGAGCCCGAGCACATCTCCGGCGCCGAGCGCATCGTCACGGCCGCCGCCGTTCCCGGCGTCGCCGCGGACCTCGCCCGCCGCGCTCTCACTCACCCCAAGGGGCGGCCGGACACAATCCATATCAGTGTCGAAGCGCTGGACGAGGCTACGCTGCTGCGCATCCCGGCGCTGCCCGCGCGCGCCCTGGCCTGCCCCGACGCCGAAACGGGCCTGCGCCTCGCCGCCGGCCTCCTGCGCGAGGCCGGCGTGCCCGAACCCGGGGCGGCCATCCGGCTTCTGCTGGAGAGCCCCCCTTTGCGCGGGGCCATGCTCGTGGACGCGGTCACGCTGGAAAGGCTGGAGCCCGACCCGGAGCGCGGCGTGCGCGCCACGCGCATGGACGTGGCGCCGGATGGCGCCCTCCCCGAGGCGCCGGACGGCAAGCGGCACTACCGGGAGGCGGCCGTGCTCGCTGCCAAGGGGTGCGCGGCCCCGCATATCGTCGCCGAACTCTGCATTTCGGACGACCCCGACTATGTGACCGGCTATGTGGCCGGCCCGCGCCTCGGCTATGTGCGCATCGAGCGCCTCAAGCCGGCAGGCTCCCCGCGCGGCGGCCGCATCTTCCTCTACCGGGGCCCGAGGGAAGCCGTGGCGGACACCGTGGCCTTTCTCGAGCGCCGGCCGGTGCTGGTGGAACAGGTGCCCCCGCCTCCGCCCTTTTTGAAAGAGGCCGGCCCGGAAGCTGCGCGGGGCGTCGTCCGACGGGAGAGCCTGGCCTTTGTGGAGGAGGAACTGGAAGAGGCCAAAACCGCGGGCCTCTATCGGAACATCGAGGTATTTGAAAGCGCGCCGGGACCGCGCGTACGCCAGGCGGGGCGCGAACTGCTCGAGCTCGCCTCCGGCGATTACCTGGGCCTTGCGGCCGAGCCGCGCGTCAAGGCCGCGGCCGCCGAAGCGCTGGGCGCATACGGCGCGGGCACGGGGGGCTCGCGCCTGACCACGGGCACGCTTCCGCTGCACGGCCGGCTCGAGGCGGAACTGGCGGCCTTCGCGGGTTCGGAGGCGGCGCTGGTCTTTTCCTCGGGCTATGCGGCCAATGTGGGCCTCCTCCCGGCGCTCTGCGGCAAGGGCGACGTGATCTTCAGCGACAGCCTCAACCATGCCAGCATCATCGACGGCTGCCGCCTCTCCGGCGCGCGGGTGATCGTCTATCCGCACAACGACATGGCGGCGCTGGACCGCCTCGCGCGGGAGCATCCGGGGCGCCGGCGCGTGGTGGTGAGCGACGCCGTGTTCAGCATGGACGGCGACATGGCCGACCTCCCGGGCCTCATGGAAGTGGCGGGGCGCCACGGCCTCGTCACCGTGCTGGACGAGGCGCACGCCCTTGGCGTCACCGGCCGCACGGGCCGCGGCATCTGCGAGCATTTCGGGCTCACGGGCCCGGAGCCCGACATCTTTACGGGCTCGCTCAGCAAGGCTCTCGGCGCGGACGGCGGCTATGTGCGCGGCCCGGCGCGGCTCATGGAATGGCTGCGCCACAAGGCGCGCAGCTTCGTCTTTTCCACCGCGCTTTCGCCGGCGCCCGTTGGCGCGGCGCTGGCCGCGCTCGACATTCTCGGGGCGGGGCCGGGGCGCGTGGCGCGCCTCCAGGAAAATGCGGCCTTTTTCCGCGCCTGCCTGCGCGAGCACGGCGTGGAAGCCCCGGGCGAGACCGCCATCGTGCCGCTCATGGCCGGCGACGAGCGCGTGGCCGTGGCCGCGGCGGAACACCTGCGCGGGGCCGGCATCCATATTTCCGCCATCCGCTATCCCACGGTGGCGCGGGGCGCGGCCCGGTTGCGCGCGGCCCTGCGCGCCGACCATGGGCGCGACGACCTCGCCCGGGCGGCGGCCGGGGAGGCGAAGGCGCTCACTCGGGCGCGGGCGGAAGTTCCTCCACAAGCTTCAGGGACGCGCCGCCATTGCTGA
- a CDS encoding ABC transporter ATP-binding protein, translated as MLEIKDLHVRYGGIQAVQGVSLSIPHGAIVTLIGANGAGKSSIIRSVAGLNKTISGEILFRRHAGDEPVSLMGLRPEQMVRRGIALSPEGRRILPHLTVEENLHLGAYSRDDKEGIAEDMDWVYTLFPRLRERSWQKGGTLSGGEQQMLAVGRALMSRPDLLMLDEPSLGLAPLLVREIFGIIRKINEDGKTVLLVEQNAYAALSVANYAYILEVGRVVLEGPGRELLEDPKVKEAYLGG; from the coding sequence ATGCTTGAAATCAAGGATCTCCACGTCCGCTACGGCGGCATCCAGGCGGTGCAGGGCGTGAGCCTCTCCATCCCGCACGGGGCCATCGTGACGCTCATCGGCGCCAACGGCGCGGGCAAGAGCAGCATCATCCGCTCCGTGGCCGGGCTCAACAAGACCATCTCGGGCGAGATCCTCTTCCGGCGCCACGCCGGGGACGAGCCGGTCTCGCTCATGGGCCTCAGGCCCGAGCAGATGGTGCGCCGCGGCATCGCCCTCTCGCCCGAGGGCCGGCGCATCCTGCCGCACCTCACCGTGGAGGAGAACCTGCACCTCGGCGCCTACTCCCGCGACGACAAGGAAGGCATCGCCGAGGACATGGACTGGGTGTACACGCTCTTCCCGCGCCTGCGCGAGCGCTCGTGGCAGAAGGGCGGCACGCTCTCGGGCGGCGAGCAGCAAATGCTCGCCGTGGGCCGCGCGCTCATGAGCCGGCCCGACCTGCTCATGCTTGACGAGCCCTCGCTGGGCCTGGCACCCCTGCTCGTGCGCGAGATCTTCGGCATCATCCGCAAGATCAACGAGGACGGCAAGACCGTCCTGCTCGTGGAGCAGAACGCCTATGCCGCGCTTTCCGTGGCCAATTACGCCTATATCCTCGAGGTGGGGCGCGTGGTGCTGGAGGGCCCGGGCCGCGAGCTTTTGGAAGACCCCAAGGTCAAGGAAGCCTATCTTGGCGGCTAG
- a CDS encoding ABC transporter ATP-binding protein: protein MSGFVLPTPPDYAGALLLARNVTMRFGGVTAVSDLSLALPTGAIAGIIGPNGAGKTTVFNVLSGFYTPQEGEITFDGASIRGKEPNDICRLGMARTFQNIRLSPQMTVLENIMVGCHVRRHCPWWMAPLGLPRFYREEEELREKGRRLAERVHLSEQLDETAGSLPYGAQRRLEIARALATEPRLLLLDEPAAGMNPQESLELMHFIGHIRDEFKLTILLIEHDMKVVMGVCEYIWVMEYGALIAEGTPDAVRNDPLVIRAYLGEDVLVQHA from the coding sequence ATGAGCGGCTTCGTCCTTCCCACGCCCCCGGACTATGCGGGCGCGCTGTTGCTCGCGCGCAATGTGACCATGCGCTTCGGCGGCGTCACGGCCGTGAGCGACCTCTCGCTGGCGCTGCCCACAGGCGCCATCGCGGGCATCATCGGCCCCAACGGCGCCGGCAAGACCACGGTGTTCAACGTGCTTTCCGGCTTCTACACGCCGCAGGAAGGCGAGATCACCTTCGACGGCGCGAGCATCCGCGGCAAGGAGCCCAACGACATCTGCCGCCTGGGCATGGCGCGCACCTTCCAGAACATCCGGCTCTCGCCGCAGATGACTGTGCTCGAGAACATCATGGTGGGCTGCCATGTGCGCCGCCACTGCCCGTGGTGGATGGCGCCGCTGGGCCTGCCGCGCTTCTACCGCGAGGAGGAGGAGCTGCGCGAAAAGGGGCGCCGCCTCGCCGAGCGCGTGCACCTCTCGGAGCAGCTGGACGAGACCGCCGGCAGCCTCCCCTACGGGGCGCAGCGCCGCCTCGAGATCGCCCGGGCGCTGGCCACCGAGCCGCGCCTGCTCCTTCTGGACGAGCCCGCGGCCGGCATGAACCCGCAGGAAAGCCTCGAGCTCATGCACTTCATCGGCCATATCCGCGACGAGTTCAAGCTCACCATCCTGCTCATCGAGCACGACATGAAGGTGGTCATGGGCGTGTGCGAATACATCTGGGTCATGGAATACGGCGCGCTCATCGCCGAGGGCACGCCCGACGCGGTGCGCAACGATCCCCTGGTCATCCGCGCCTACCTCGGCGAGGACGTGTTGGTGCAACATGCTTGA
- a CDS encoding branched-chain amino acid ABC transporter permease — MRLDRNTFLSIATMVIFGLVLWQAEAFLGDYQIYIAKLIFINIILALSLNLIYGFTGLFSLGHAGFIAIGAYVSALCILPPAQKEIMWILEPIIWPFSDLLTPFWVSVLGGGLFAGVFAIFIAVPVLRLGDDYLGMATLAFAEIIRVLIVNATPITNGSLGIKGIPGHATLLVCYGWALFTLIVLARLCYSNFGNVLRCIRDNEIAASVMGINVFWNKVLSFCIGAFFAGIGGALLGSHLSTIDPKMFNFLLTFNVLMFVVAGGLGSLTGSILGATVITILLEWLRFLEEPMDLGFIEIPGIPGMRMVVFSVVLLVIILKRREGIMGTRELTWNRIFAFFRRLERREKA; from the coding sequence ATGCGCCTCGACCGCAACACCTTTCTTAGCATCGCCACCATGGTCATTTTCGGCCTGGTGCTCTGGCAGGCGGAGGCCTTTCTCGGCGATTACCAGATCTACATCGCCAAGCTCATCTTCATCAATATCATCCTCGCGCTCTCGCTGAACCTCATCTACGGCTTCACCGGGCTCTTTTCGTTGGGGCACGCGGGCTTCATCGCCATCGGCGCCTATGTGTCGGCATTGTGCATTTTGCCGCCCGCGCAGAAAGAAATCATGTGGATTCTGGAGCCCATCATCTGGCCCTTCTCGGACCTGCTCACGCCCTTCTGGGTCTCGGTGCTCGGCGGCGGCCTCTTCGCGGGCGTGTTCGCCATCTTCATTGCCGTGCCCGTGCTGCGCCTGGGCGACGACTATCTCGGCATGGCGACCCTGGCCTTCGCCGAGATCATCCGCGTGCTCATCGTCAACGCCACGCCCATCACCAACGGCTCGCTCGGCATCAAGGGCATCCCGGGCCACGCCACCCTGCTCGTCTGCTACGGCTGGGCGCTGTTCACGCTCATCGTGCTCGCGCGCCTGTGTTACAGCAATTTCGGCAATGTGCTGCGCTGCATCCGCGACAACGAGATCGCGGCCAGCGTCATGGGCATCAACGTCTTCTGGAACAAGGTGCTCTCGTTCTGCATCGGCGCCTTTTTCGCGGGCATCGGCGGGGCGCTTCTGGGCAGCCACCTCTCCACCATCGACCCCAAGATGTTCAACTTCCTCTTGACCTTCAACGTGCTCATGTTCGTGGTGGCCGGCGGGCTGGGCTCGCTCACGGGCAGCATCCTCGGGGCCACCGTCATCACCATCCTGCTCGAGTGGCTGCGCTTCCTCGAGGAGCCCATGGACCTGGGCTTCATCGAGATACCGGGCATCCCGGGCATGCGCATGGTGGTCTTCTCGGTGGTGCTGCTCGTCATCATCCTCAAGCGGCGCGAGGGCATCATGGGCACGCGCGAGCTCACATGGAACCGCATCTTCGCCTTTTTCCGGCGGCTTGAGAGGAGGGAGAAGGCATGA
- a CDS encoding branched-chain amino acid ABC transporter permease codes for MSFEMFLQHCFNALTLGSLYALIAIGYTMVYGILRLINFAHGDILMVGAYFIFFGTFAFGWPWAVAAVISVLAAGLLGVIIDRVAYKPLRDAPRISALISAIAVSFLIESLAVVIFTGQPRPVLQPEWLTNAWQIGNLRITHLAAFVPGMTIILVCILLYIVYRTKPGLAMRAISKDIETTRLLGVKVDNVIALTFGLGSALAAAAGIMWALRYPQVHPYMGVMPGLKAFIAAVFGGIGSIEGAVLGGVALGFVEIMTVAFMPELSGYRDAFAFILLVLVLLVKPTGLLGERMEEKI; via the coding sequence ATGAGCTTTGAGATGTTTCTCCAGCACTGCTTCAACGCCCTGACCCTTGGCTCGCTCTACGCGCTCATCGCCATCGGCTACACCATGGTCTACGGCATCCTGCGCCTCATCAACTTCGCCCACGGCGACATCCTCATGGTGGGCGCCTACTTCATCTTTTTCGGCACCTTCGCCTTCGGCTGGCCCTGGGCCGTGGCGGCCGTGATTTCCGTGCTGGCGGCCGGGCTGCTCGGCGTCATCATCGACCGCGTGGCCTACAAGCCCCTGCGCGACGCGCCGCGCATCTCGGCGCTCATCAGCGCCATCGCCGTGTCCTTCCTCATCGAAAGCCTCGCCGTGGTCATCTTCACGGGCCAGCCCAGGCCGGTGCTCCAGCCCGAATGGCTGACCAACGCCTGGCAGATCGGCAACCTGCGCATCACCCATCTGGCCGCCTTCGTGCCCGGGATGACCATCATCCTCGTCTGCATCCTGCTCTATATCGTCTACCGCACCAAGCCCGGCCTCGCCATGCGCGCCATCTCGAAAGACATCGAGACCACGCGGCTTCTCGGCGTCAAGGTGGACAATGTCATCGCGCTCACCTTCGGGCTCGGCTCGGCGCTGGCGGCGGCCGCCGGCATCATGTGGGCCCTGCGCTACCCGCAGGTGCACCCCTACATGGGCGTGATGCCGGGCCTCAAGGCCTTTATCGCGGCGGTGTTCGGCGGCATCGGCTCCATCGAGGGCGCGGTGCTCGGCGGCGTGGCCCTCGGCTTCGTGGAGATCATGACCGTGGCCTTCATGCCCGAGCTCTCCGGCTATCGCGACGCCTTCGCCTTCATCCTCCTCGTCCTCGTCCTGCTCGTGAAACCCACGGGCCTTCTGGGCGAGCGCATGGAGGAGAAAATCTGA
- a CDS encoding ABC transporter substrate-binding protein, producing MKFGKTLALFAALVLGFGAQAALAADAASDKDPIKIGVYLPLTGQNAFGGQLELEGVKLAHQEMPTVLGRPVELVVVDNKSDKVEAANAVKRLIERDKVVAFIGTYGSSLAMAGAEIGEKAGVPGVGTSCTNPLVTQGKKYYFRACFIDPYQGAAAATYAHDSLGAKKAAVLMDMTNDYAVGLSNFFTRSFKKLGGEVVANLKYSSGDQDFTAQLTELIAKNPDVVFMPAYFAEGAIIMKQARELGAKFRLMGGDAMDNPDTVKLGGKAVEGFLHTTFPYDPTMANMSEEAKRFTEAWKKAYPDKDTNVNGALGYNCYFLILDAIKRAGKAEPEAIAKALAETVELPTALGKLSINETHDAEMPVGIIEYKDGKRMYVGEVTPK from the coding sequence ATGAAATTCGGCAAGACCCTCGCGCTCTTCGCGGCGCTCGTCCTGGGCTTCGGCGCCCAGGCCGCCCTCGCGGCCGACGCCGCTTCCGACAAGGACCCCATCAAGATCGGCGTCTACCTGCCGCTCACCGGGCAGAACGCCTTTGGCGGCCAGCTTGAGCTCGAAGGCGTCAAGCTCGCCCACCAGGAAATGCCCACCGTGCTCGGCCGCCCCGTCGAGCTCGTGGTGGTGGACAACAAGTCCGACAAGGTGGAGGCCGCCAACGCGGTGAAGCGCCTCATCGAGCGCGACAAGGTCGTGGCCTTCATCGGCACCTACGGCTCCTCGCTGGCCATGGCCGGCGCCGAGATCGGCGAAAAGGCCGGCGTCCCCGGCGTTGGCACCTCCTGCACCAACCCGCTCGTGACCCAGGGCAAGAAGTACTATTTCCGCGCCTGCTTCATCGACCCCTACCAGGGAGCGGCCGCGGCCACCTATGCCCATGACAGCCTGGGCGCCAAGAAGGCCGCCGTGCTCATGGACATGACCAATGACTACGCCGTTGGCCTCTCCAACTTCTTCACCCGCTCCTTCAAGAAGCTCGGCGGCGAAGTGGTGGCCAACCTCAAGTACAGCTCCGGCGACCAGGACTTCACGGCCCAGCTCACCGAGCTCATCGCCAAGAACCCGGATGTCGTCTTCATGCCCGCCTATTTCGCCGAGGGCGCCATTATCATGAAGCAGGCGCGCGAGCTCGGCGCCAAGTTCCGCCTCATGGGCGGCGACGCCATGGACAACCCGGACACGGTGAAGCTGGGCGGCAAGGCGGTGGAAGGCTTCCTGCACACCACCTTCCCCTATGACCCCACCATGGCCAACATGAGCGAAGAGGCCAAGCGCTTCACCGAGGCCTGGAAGAAGGCCTATCCCGACAAGGACACCAATGTTAACGGCGCGCTCGGCTACAACTGCTATTTCCTCATTCTCGACGCCATCAAGCGCGCGGGCAAGGCCGAGCCCGAAGCCATCGCCAAGGCGCTCGCCGAGACCGTGGAACTGCCCACGGCCCTTGGCAAGCTCTCCATCAACGAGACCCACGACGCCGAAATGCCCGTGGGCATCATCGAATACAAGGACGGCAAGCGCATGTATGTGGGCGAAGTGACGCCCAAGTAA
- the rsfS gene encoding ribosome silencing factor — protein MKDTVTPAPLSGGAAGQPVSPGTPAGRAVPLAERLAALAAFLEDHKAEDVVSLELAGENAFAEAMLVATAGSMRQAQALADGVAELSRERGFECLRIEGYAAAQWILVDCNDIIIHILLAPARELYRLEDLWGRAVQGRAAHSAASPREDRP, from the coding sequence ATGAAGGATACCGTCACCCCTGCTCCCCTTTCCGGCGGCGCGGCCGGCCAGCCCGTGAGCCCGGGCACCCCCGCAGGCCGCGCCGTGCCCCTGGCTGAACGGCTCGCCGCGCTTGCCGCCTTTCTCGAAGACCACAAGGCCGAAGACGTGGTGAGCCTTGAGCTTGCCGGCGAAAACGCCTTTGCTGAGGCCATGCTCGTGGCCACGGCGGGCTCCATGCGCCAGGCCCAGGCGCTGGCCGACGGCGTGGCCGAGCTCTCACGCGAGCGCGGCTTCGAGTGCCTGCGCATCGAGGGCTATGCCGCGGCCCAATGGATCCTTGTGGACTGCAACGACATCATCATCCATATCTTGCTCGCGCCCGCGCGCGAGCTGTACCGGCTGGAAGACCTGTGGGGCCGCGCCGTCCAGGGCCGCGCCGCACACTCCGCCGCTTCCCCGAGGGAGGACCGTCCATGA
- the gpmI gene encoding 2,3-bisphosphoglycerate-independent phosphoglycerate mutase gives MTPTLLLILDGWGIAPHDPQADKGDAPLIAVTPNIDALLKKYPHSRLTASGRAVGLPEGYMGNSEVGHLNIGAGRVVYQDMTRIDISLEDGSFKANPVLTDLISRVKRSHGRLHLTGLVSDGGVHSHIRHLEAICRMAHEAGVPVRIHCIMDGRDTDPKSGEAFVAALEEAIKDHPGTRIAGLVGRFYAMDRDTRWERVKEAWDLLAHGVSDAGLSAPDALTALKDAYARGETDEFIKPVVIEKGREDGEAPGMADGDGLFFFNFRADRMREIVSAFIDKDFTGFDRGRVPKLDGIASMTPYEARFNIPVAFPKESVTEGLGEAVSRAGLKQLRLAETEKYAHVTYFFNGGVEEPFPGEDRILVPSPRDVATYDLKPAMSAREITEKFLEAWASGKYDFVVCNLANGDMVGHTGNLKAAEEACAVVDECVGKMVKAVEDRGGRMLIIADHGNCEVMLTPDGRPHTAHTTNPVPCILIEPGREVTALADGKLADVGPTLLRLWGLEPPAAMTGKSLVPEGAARG, from the coding sequence ATGACACCGACCCTGCTGCTCATCCTCGACGGCTGGGGCATCGCCCCGCATGACCCTCAGGCCGACAAGGGCGACGCGCCGCTCATCGCCGTCACCCCCAATATCGACGCCCTGCTCAAGAAATACCCCCATTCCCGGCTCACCGCCTCGGGCCGCGCCGTGGGCCTGCCCGAAGGCTACATGGGCAATTCCGAGGTGGGGCACCTCAATATCGGCGCCGGGCGCGTGGTCTACCAGGACATGACGCGCATCGACATCTCGTTGGAGGACGGCTCCTTTAAGGCCAATCCCGTGCTCACGGACCTCATCTCGCGCGTGAAGCGGAGTCATGGCCGCCTGCACCTCACCGGCCTTGTGTCCGACGGCGGCGTGCACAGCCACATCCGGCACCTCGAGGCCATCTGCCGCATGGCGCACGAGGCCGGGGTGCCCGTGCGCATCCACTGCATCATGGACGGGCGCGACACCGACCCCAAGAGCGGCGAGGCCTTCGTGGCCGCTCTCGAAGAGGCCATCAAGGACCATCCCGGCACGCGCATCGCCGGTCTCGTGGGCCGCTTCTACGCCATGGACCGCGACACCCGCTGGGAGCGCGTCAAGGAGGCCTGGGACCTTCTCGCCCATGGCGTGAGCGATGCGGGTCTCTCCGCGCCGGACGCGCTCACGGCCCTCAAGGACGCCTACGCCCGCGGCGAGACCGACGAATTCATCAAGCCCGTGGTCATCGAAAAGGGCCGCGAGGATGGCGAGGCCCCGGGCATGGCCGACGGCGACGGGCTCTTCTTCTTCAACTTCCGCGCGGACCGCATGCGCGAGATCGTCAGCGCCTTCATCGACAAGGATTTCACCGGCTTTGACCGCGGCCGCGTGCCGAAGCTGGACGGCATCGCCTCCATGACGCCCTATGAGGCGAGGTTCAACATCCCCGTGGCCTTCCCCAAGGAGTCCGTCACCGAGGGCCTCGGGGAGGCGGTCTCCAGGGCGGGCCTGAAGCAGCTGCGCCTCGCCGAGACGGAGAAGTACGCCCACGTCACCTATTTCTTCAACGGCGGCGTGGAGGAGCCCTTCCCCGGGGAGGACCGCATCCTCGTGCCCTCCCCGCGCGACGTGGCCACCTATGACCTCAAGCCGGCCATGAGCGCGCGGGAAATCACGGAAAAGTTTCTCGAAGCCTGGGCGAGCGGCAAGTATGACTTCGTGGTCTGCAACCTCGCCAATGGCGACATGGTGGGCCATACAGGCAACCTCAAGGCCGCGGAGGAGGCCTGCGCCGTGGTGGACGAGTGCGTGGGGAAGATGGTCAAGGCCGTGGAGGACCGCGGCGGCCGCATGCTGATCATCGCGGACCACGGCAACTGCGAGGTCATGCTCACGCCCGACGGGCGCCCGCACACCGCGCATACCACCAATCCCGTGCCCTGCATCCTTATCGAGCCGGGCCGGGAGGTGACGGCGCTCGCCGATGGCAAGCTCGCCGACGTGGGCCCGACCCTGCTCAGGCTCTGGGGCCTCGAGCCGCCCGCCGCCATGACCGGCAAGAGCCTCGTTCCCGAGGGCGCGGCCCGTGGCTGA